In the Halorussus rarus genome, AAACGCTCGTGACCGGCATACCCGCAGCATCGAAGGCCGAACTCGACGAGCCTCGTTCGGCGACGACCGCCGAGCATTACGTAGAACTCGCGAACCGCTACGAGGAGACCTCCAGACGTATCGAGTGACGAACGCGAGTGCCTCGCGCCTACGGAGCCGACAGACCGCCGATCGTCGTCGCTGAAAATCGGCGCCGGCGGAGCAGTACATTGCGGGCCTGTCGCCGAAAGAAGTACGTCGTTCGACTAGTCCGCCGAGAGCTGCGCCCTAGTGTGAGGAAGCTTCCCACCGGCAGCGAGCAGTTCGCGTTCCCGGTCGTTCACCCGTAGGGTGGCTGGAGCGTCCCACTCGTCGTTCACCCGCACGGTGAACTCCGTCCGTCCGTTTAGCACCGCACTTACGACGTCGTCGACCAGTTCGATATCATCACCCTGCCTGATGCTGTCGTAGGTCTCGTCGTCGATAGTCAGCGGCAACAACCCGAAGTTGATGAGGTTGGCCTTGTGGATCCGGGCGAGGCTCTTCGCGAGGACGCCGTGGACGCCCAAGTACATCGGACAAAGGGCAGCGTGTTCGCGCGAGGAGCCCTGCCCGTAGTTCTCGCCGGCGACGAGGAAGCCGCCGTCGGCCGCCTCCGCGCGCTCGGCGAAGCTTCCGTCGACCCGTGAGAGGGTGAACTCCGAGAGTTTGGGGACGTTCGAGCGGTACATCGACACCTCCTTGGTCGCCGGGATCACGTGGTCGGTGGTGATGTTGTCGCCCATCTTCAGCAGGGCCGGTCCGTCGAGGTCGGACCCTAACTCATCTTTGAGCGGGACGTCGCCGATGTTCGGGCCCTTGACGAGCTCGTCGTCGACCGACTCCTCGGGGAGGATGATGTCGGAGTCGGGCGTACCGTTGTACAGTTCGGGCATCTCGCGGCCGGGTGCCGCCAGACCGAGCTCGTCGGCGAAGTCCCTCGGGTCGACGATCTCGCCCGCGATAGCCGACGCGGCCGCGACCTCCGGCGAGCAGAGGAACACCGCGTCGTCCTCCATCCCCGAACGGCCCTCGAAGTTGCGGTTGAACGTCCGGAGCGACACCGAATCGCTCGCTGGAACGTGACCGGCGCCGATGCAGGCGCCGCAGGTCGCCTCGGAGAAGTTGACGCCGGCCGCCATCATCTCGGCGACCCAGCCCTCCTTCGCGAGCATCTCGGAGGCCTGCTTGCTGCCGGGTGCGACGATCATCTCGGTCGACTGGTCGGTTTCGCGGCCCTCGAGTATCTTTGCGACCGGGAGGATGTCCTCGTAGGCGCCGTTGGTGCAGGAGCCGACGATGACCTGGTCGACCTCGGTGCCCGCGACTTCGCCGACGGGCACGACGTTGTCGGGCATCGACGGCTCGGCGACCAGTGGCTCGATAGCCGAGAGGTCGATCGCGAGTTCGTCGTCGTAGTCGGCGTCGTCGCCGGGGGCGAGTGGCCGGAAGTCGTCCTCGCGATTCAATCGGCGGAAGTACTCCTCCGTGCGCTCGTCGGACGGAAAAATGGAAGTCGTCGCTCCGAGCTCCGTCCCCATGTTCGAGATCACCGTTCGTTCGTGCGCCGAGAGGCTCTCGATGCCGGGTCCGGTGTACTCGAACACCTTACCGACGCCGCCCTTCACGGAGAGTCGACGGAGCAGCTCGAGGATGACGTCCTTCGCGGTCGCCCACTCGGGAAGTTCACCCTCCAGTCTGACGTTGACGATCTCCGGCATCTCGATGTAGTAGGGTGCCCCGCCCATCGTCGTGGCGATGTCCAGGCCCCCGGTGCCGATGCCGAGCTGACCGAGTCCGCCCGCCGTCGGCGTGTGCGAGTCCGCACCGAGCAGGGTCTTGCCGGGCGTGACGAAGTTCTCCTTGTGAACCTGGTGGAGGATTCCGGTTCCCGGACGGGCGAAGTACGCCCCGAACGTGCCTGCCGCGCTTCGGAGGAACCGATGGTCGTCGGAGATCTTGAAGTCCGGCTGATAGGTCTGGTGGTCGCAGTGTTGACCGGCGATTTCGACCTGAACCTTGTCCAGGTCGAGGGCCTCGAACTGCAGCCAGACCATCGTCCCCGTCAGGTCGTGTGCAAGGACTTGGTCGATCTCGATGCCAATCTCCTCGCCAGTCTCGAGTTCCCCGTCGACGAGATGATCTGCGAGTATCTTCTCCGTGAGGGTCCGTCCCATGATACCTTTCGATTTGGGGGCTCTCGTTAAATGTGTTTGTCCGCTCGGTCGCAGCACAACGTTGTCTCGAACAGTACGCCTTCAGCGTTCCCGCAGTCGACGGTACCTATGTGCATCGATACGGGTAACTGGAACCTTCCATGTCGAAGTGGGGAATGCCAAGTCGAATCTCCGGTAACGGTATCCTACGCGATTCAACAGGATTTGCTGCTCACAACAAAGTGAGTCCCAGCTCATGGTGACGACCTTGTCTATCTGACCGATGGGTTCTTGCTCCCGACCGCCAGTTCAGTCGGATAAGACAGAGGGAAATTTATTTGCTTACTTCGTCCATTTACTCACATCTTGGCTAAGGATTCAGAACAGAAGCGGGAGGCGGCAGACTCGTTCAATATGTACGCCTCGGCGTATGTGGAAAGTCATATCCATCAGAGTGGTGATGACTTGGAGACGCTTGCTGAGTAGTGTGCAAACGCTGAGCAAGCCCTTGATATAGCGACCGGCGCAGGTCATACTGTGGGTGCCGTCTACAAGTCCGGTGTCCTTTCGGTGGTAGCGACTGATGCCGCACCAACCATGGTCGCGACAGTAAAAGCGAAGTTTCCAAGCATTATAGGAGCTGTTGCTGACGCTGAGCAGTTACCGTTTCCGGATGATATGTTCGACGCTGTAATGTGTCGTATCGCTGCTCATCACTCCCTCCAGAGACATTTGTAAACGAAGTAGCCCGAGTAACTGAATCAGGTGGAGTATTCGCGTTCGAGGGCAATATTGCACCCGAAGACGAACAGCTCGATGAGTTTTTTGAACTCGGTCGGACGATTGCGTGATCCGACTCATCACAGGTCATACACTGAATCGGAATGGTGTGAGTGGTTTCAGGCCGCCGGATTTGATGTCGAAGGGTATTTTGCGATTAATAAAATCATTAATTATCAAACTGGGCTGAGAAGCTCGACACACCAGCAGAATGTTGTTGGTTCGTCGGGGCTCACAGTCTAATTTAGTACCTCCTCCGCTGGCGTCGTTCCGTCGAGTACTTGATACACCCTCTGTCGTTTGTAGTAATGTGCAAAATACGCAAGATATTTGCGGGCACTCGCCTGACGTCCACCCATGAATTGTGGAAGCGGTCGATCCGCATCTTGAGGGCATGAAACCATTTTTCAATGTGGCTTCGGTCAGCGTAGTCAAGTATCCGTTCAATCCGATTCGAGAGAGGGTAGTCAGATAACAGTAGCTATCGACGAGATACACTGCGTCCGAGAAATTTTGTTTCTTGGTGAGTTGATGCAGAAACACAGCTGCTGGGTCGGTATCGCGCCGCCCAAAAAATGCGACATCAAGCAGCAGTTTTGGCTCGGTAACTATTGCAGCGTATACCCAAGACCACTCACCGTTAGTCCGGAACGCGGTCCCGTCAACCGCGACCCATGTCGGCGACGCCGATGGCGGGTCGCACCCACTGACAGCCAACCGATGTACCCAGTGTCAAACCGCTCCACGAGAACATTATACACTTAAGACCGACAAAACCGATGTAGTCTCCCGAAACGAATAGCCTGTTTCGTGGAGACGGACGCCGAACGCCCTGACGGGCGTCGCCGTCCGCTCATCCTCTCAGGTTTCTTCTAAGTCCGTCTCCAAGATCTTGTTAAGCAAATCTACGAGCAGTTCGGACACGATACTCCACGACCTGCTCGTTCCTCAAACTGGCTCAACCAGACCGTGGGCGTCGGGGGAATATTCTACATCGGCCAGCACTCATCGAGTAGAATTTCCAATTATGGGTTTTGACCTCGGTAAGTATCTCACAGAAGTTCGATTTCAGAGAGGCTTAGCTCCGGGATGGCAGACAAGTGGTCCATCCCAATAAGAGGACTTATTTTATAGCAAATAGATATTCGCCGGGCAAATCGTCATACTCCTTCGGTATCGGGTATTTAACATGGCGTTTCCTCTCCATAAGTGTTAATTACCATGTTTTTCAAACGATACGAGTACCAAAACCGGCTTTCTGAATTTCCACCTCTATTGGGATGCATTCATTGCACGCTCGGTGCGGTATTTGGCAACCTCATTATTTATCCGATTGGGCCTCAGGCGTGCGAGACAACCACGTTCGTGTGAACTCTTAACACTGAGAAGGTCGACAGTAGAGTCGCACATGGCGACAGAGCATCACGACCGCACGTTCGTGCGGACGTTCTTCACGTCACCGACCGCCGTCGAGGGCGACGACACCGCCGAGATGCTGCGTAAGGCCTCCCAGCTCGAGGGGATGCAAGCGCCCGACGTCTGGGTGCCCGACAACGAGGACGCGACGGCGCCGAGCATGCGCGACGAGGGCGTCGAGAACATCTTGGACGTGGTCGCCGAGCACGGCGCGGACTTCCCCGGCGAGATCCACCCGCGCGTGGTCTGGCACCGCGACGACCCCGAGACGCGGCGACGGGGCTTCGAGCACATGATGCAGTTGGCCGACCCCGACGCGGGGGCGATAGAGCACATCGACGGGTTCGTGGTTCCGGAGGTGGGCGCCATCGACGACTGGAAGAAAGCCGACGAGTTCATCACCATCGTCGAGGCCGAGAACGGCCTCGAGGAGGGTAGCCTGGCGATGTCGCCCATCGTCGAGAGCGGCGAGGCCGAGCTCGCGATGTCCCGCATCGACCGGGAGATCGGCAAGCGCTCGAACAACTTAGAGCGACTCTTCATGCTGGTCGACGGCGAGGTCGACTACACCAAGGACATGCGCGCTCAGACCCCGGCGGGCGACCTGCCGCCGTGGCCGGAGCTGCGGCACAACACCTCCCGGGCGGCGAGCGCGAACGACCTGATCGCGGTCGACGGCCCGTACGACGACATCCGGGACGTCGAGGGGTACCGCCGGCGGATGACCGACAACCGGGCGAAGGGGATGACGGGCATCTGGTCGCTGACGCCCGGCCAGGTCGTCGAGGCGAACACGGAGCCCCTACCGCCCCAGGAGGGCAGCTACCTGCTCGACCTCGGGGACGACACCGTCGAGTTAGAGCGGACCGGCGACGACGCCCACGCCTACGACGGCGACGACGTGGAACTCGAAAAACTCGGAGACGGGCGATACCGGCTCCGGATCGGACGCGAGGAACGCGAACTCGACGAGGACGAACTCCACGACGAGCTCCGGGACCGGCTCCAGTACGTCATGGCGATGGACGACTACGTCGAGTCGATGACCGAGTTCGAGGAGGCCAAGGAGTCGGGGAAGGGCGCCATCTCGATGTCGCGGACCGCGCGACTCGTCCTCGGCGGCACCGAGTTCGAGGTCACGCGCGACCGGATGTGGGACGAGGCCACCTACCAGGCGGCGAAGACGCCGATTACCCTGTTCCAGGAGGTGTACGAGGCGCGGCCGGACCAGCGCGACGACCTCGAGGAGCGGTACGGCCGCGAGGTCGTGGACCGCGCGATGGACGTCGGGTAGCGCCCGCTCCTACGTCGACGGGGCGCATGAGGACCGATAGCGAACGGTGATGGGAGTGTGATGTGTCGAGCACGTCGGGACTGCGACTTCGACTGTCCACCGACGGTCGCCCGACTGCCCCCGACGAGAATCCAGCTATTTAATTCGGCAGCGTCGCACGGTCGCGTATGAATCGGACCCGGTTCTCTGCGGTACTCGGCGTCGCGGCCGTACTCGTCTCGTTTCTCGGCATCCTCGGCGGCGTCTCGACTGCGCCGTGGTTCTCGTGGGCCAGCAACGATCTCTCGGACCTCGGTATCTCGGCCGGTCCCGAGCGGTGGCTGTTCAACTACGGGTTGATACTATCGGGGATCGTCGGCCTCGGGTTCCTCCCCGCGCTGTGCGCGACCGCACGGCACCGCGCGCATCGACTCGCGCTCGTCCCGTTCGCGGTCGCGATGGTCGCCGTCGCCGGCGTCGGCGTCTTCCCCGCCGACCAGCCGCAAGCACACGCCCTCTCGGCCGTTACCGCCTACGTCGCGTTCGTGGCGACGCCCGTTGTCTACGGTGTCGGCGATCTGTTGGCGGGCGCCGGCAATCGCGGCGCGGCGACGATAGCCAGCGCCGTCATCCACCTCGGTCTCTGGGTGCTGGCGGTCGCGTCGCTCGGGGAGACGCTGACCGGAATCGCCGTCCCGGAGTTCGTCGGCGCCACTCTGTTCAACGCGTGGGTCCTCTATACCGCGTTCCGGGCGTGGCGCTGACTACTGAACCCGACATCTCGACGGTCCGGTCCCGGACCACGACGAGGCGACGAGAAAAACGGCGCATCGACGCCGTTTTTGTTTCGGCCAGTCGCGTCGACGAGGTCGCTCAATACGTTTCGACGTCGAGACCGTCGATCCGCTCGAAGTGGTCGCTGTTGCGAGTGACGACCGGCTCGTCGGTGAGTAACGCGGTCGCACCGATGAGACAGTCCTCGCGGTCGATCTCTTCGCCCCGGGAGCGGAGCCCGCCCGAAATCTTCCCCGCTTTCTGCATCACCGTATCGTCGGCGGGAACGACGTGGCGGGTGTCTAGCACGTCGAGTATCTTCCGCTGGCGTTTCTCGGGGACGTCTAACTGCGGAACGGCTTCGTAGAGTTCGAGGACGGTGATCGAGGCGACCTTTTCGGGGCGGTTCTCCTTCTCGATGCGGTCGAGATACGCGAGCGCGTCAGGGTCATCGTGCAAGATGTCGATAACGAACGACGTGTCCTCGATCATCCGTCGCTCCGCAAGTCCGAATCGAGGCGGTCGCGCCGGTCGCGGGACCGGTCCCGTCCCTCCTCGATTTTGCCCTCGAGCTCCTGGGCTTCCTCGTCGGAGAGAATGCCGGCGACCTCCTTCCACGAGCGTTCACCCGCGATCCGCTTGACGACCTCCGAGAACGACTCTCCTTCCCGTTTATGGGCCTTGAGGCGTTCGTAGGCCTCCTCGTCGAGAGAGATTGTTTTGGTCGCCATCTCAATACACAGTCGTGTGTGTAGATGTATAAAGGTACGGGCGAACGCCCGGAAGTGGTCGAGCGTTACTTTATTGAAACCCCGTCTATGCAGCCGGGGGTCACACGTTTGGCCCGCATTCGGGGGAATCGGTTCGGTGATTCGTCGGTCGTCTGCCAATTTGACCGCCTCGCGGCCGAGGGGTCGGTTCGTCTGAGGCGCGAGCGAATCGGTCGGGTTGGTTCGACGCGCCCTCGCGGTATTACTACATCGAATACGCCGCCCTCCGAGTATGGTCTATTCCCTATGGAACGTTTTTACGGGTCCGCGTCCTTCCTTCTGGTATGGCAGCGAGCGACTCGCCGCCGATCGGTCTCGCCCACCCGACCGTGAACCCCGAGTCCGGGGTCGGCCCGGCGGACCGCCGGACCGACCGCTGCGCGTGCAACGACTGCGACTACACCGTCGAGACGGGCGACGATCTGCCGCCGAAGTGCCCCGACTGCGGCGGCGCGCTGATCCGGTTCACCTCGTAGTTGTACGCAGCGGGCGCGGCGATCAGTCTGGACGAACGCCACCGCTGGCGGACGCCCGTGCGAGTGCTCGCGACTCGTCCCGCGGAAGCGACCGACGACCAGCGGTGCCGGAGTCGATTCCGGAAGAGCATTTACCGTTCTCTCCCGTAGCCATCGCCATGTACGGAATCCTCACGAGCAGTCCCGCGCTGGTCAGGGAGGACGTCGGCGACTTCGCCCACTTCGTCGCCGAGGACGTGAGCGGTCGACGCGGCGACCCGCTCGACGGCGCGATCAACTCCGTGGCCTGCTGGGGGGACACGCAGGTCGTCGCGGACGACCCGGAGCGGGCCGCCGTCGCGGGCGACGGGACTCGCGCGACGCCCGACGCCGAGGGTCACCACTGGGGCACCGTCTGTCCGACCGACTCCGACTACCGCGCCGGACTCCTCGACCGGGTCGAGACGGTCGGCGCTGCGGGCGACGTCAGGCTCACCACCGTCGGGTTCCCAGGCGCCGGGTTCTGCCGGTGCAGTCGGTGCGACCGCCAGTTCGCGGCGATCGACCGCGACGACAGGGTCGCGTGGCGGACCGAGACGGTCACGGAGTTCGTCCGGGACGCATCGGACCGGGTCGCGGGCGACCTGCTCGTCACGCTGTATCCGGACCCCTACCCCGGGAACCTCCGCGAGCGCGCCGGGCTGGATCCGGAGTCGCTCGCACCCCTCGTCGACGGCTTCCTCGTTCCGCTCTGCGGTATCGGGTACGAGACGACGTACTGGGTCGAGTCGCTGGCCCGCGGCTTCGCTCGCGAACTCGGAGGACTCGACGCGCGGCTCACCGTCCAGCTCTCGGCGTCCGAAGCCGGTGCCGACCGGCTCGTCGACGTGACCCGACAGATCGACCCGCACGCCGACGCGGTCGTCTACGGGACCGACGAGGAGAACGTCGACACCACTCGGGCGGTCCTCCGTCGGTGCGGGACGGCCGAGCCGCCGTCGCCTCCCGCCTGAAGTTCTCTGCGGTACTCTCCGATCGACGGGGCGAGGCGCCGGAACGACCTGCTCCGGTCAGTACTCGGTGCCCTTGCGGGCGCGCTGCCCGTCCTCGATGGGGTGGCGCTCCTTGCGGACGTTCGTGACCAGGTCGGCGTGGTCGAGGAGGTACGTCGGCCGCTCGTGCCCGCCGGTGAGAACGAGTTCGAGGTCGTCGGGCTTCGACTCGACGAGGTCGACCACAGTCTCGGGGGCGAGCAGGTCGCGGTTCACCGCGTAGAGTATCTCGTCGAGGATCAGCATGTGTACACCCTCGTCGGCCGGCGCGTCGGGCGGTCGGGGCGCGGCGAGGTCGGCGTCCCCGGCCGCCGCCAGCAGCTCCTCGGCCCGGGCGAGTCCGCCCTGGGCCTTCGCGGCGTGCTCGTCGTCGTCCGAGCCGTCGAGGAAGCCGTGCCAGCCGTAGTGGCCGGTGTTCTCGTAGCTGAAGCCAGGGAACCGCTCGATGGCGTTGTACTCGCCGCGGACGGCCTCGACGCTCGACGCGCCGCCCTTCATGAACTGGAGCACGTGGACCCGGAAGCCGTGGCCCGCGGCCCGGAACCCCATCCCCATCGCGGCGGTGGTCTTGCCCTTGCCGTCGCCCCACCAGACCTGCACGAGGCCGAACTCCTCGGGCGCCGACGGTTCGATGGGCTCCGCCTCGGGTGACGTGCCTCTTCCCGGCGTCTGTGCGTGCAGTTCGTCGCGGTCGTCAGTAGGTTGCGTGTCTCGTGACATGGTCAGAGATTATCGACGAATCGGTCGAACGCGCCGCTCTCGGCGTGGACGTGGGCGTAGGTGCCCAGCGTTCGGTACTCGGTGAGCCCGTCGCGGTCGCCGTCGACGCCCGACCCCCGTTCGACGTCGAACGCGAACCGGGCGTCGGCGCCGACGTCGGCGCTGGAGTAGTGGAACTCGTGGCCCCGGACGGCGTCGTTCGCGCCGGCGGTGAGCGTCGGTTCGCGGGCGCGGAGTTCGACGTGGTCCAGCGCCTGGTACCGGTCGTGCATCCGGACCTCAGCGGGGAGCACCCCCGCCATCTCGTAGGTCTCCCCGTCGGCGGTCGTCAGCGACTCGCTCAGCGCCATCAGCCCGCCGCACTCGGCCAGCATCGGGACGCCGTCCTCGGCGCGGCGGCGCAGCGACGCGAGCGCCGGCCCGTCGGCGAGGGCGGCGGCGTGCAGTTCAGGATAGCCGCCGGGGAGGTAGACGCCGTCCGCGACGGGAACGTCGTCGCCGTCCGTCGGCGCGAACGTCACGACCTCGGCGCGCGAGCGGAGCCGGTCGAGCGTCGCCGGATAGACGAACCGGAACGCGTCGTCGCGCGCCACGGCGACGCGCGCGTCGCGAGTCGTTCGTCGGTCGCTCCCGTCGCGAGTCGACCGCCGGTCGTCGCCCGACTCGGGTCGCGGCGGCTCCCTGGCGACCGCCAGCAGTCGCTCGGCGTCGACGTGCTCGGCGGCCTCGTCGAGGGTCTCCCGGTCGAGCGGAGCCTCCGCGCCCATGTGGAGACCGAGGTGGCGATCGGGGATCTCGAGGTCGGGAGTCGGCGGAATCCGGCCGAAGTAGGTCAGGTCCTCGGGGAGGGCGTCGGCGATACCCGCCTCGTGCCGGCCGCCGTGGGCCCGCTGGGCGATGACGCCCGCGACGTCGACGTCGCGACCCGCGTCGGCGGCGTACTCCCGGAAGCCCAGCGCGGTCGCGGCCACGCTCTCCATCCCGGCGCTGGCGTCGACGACCAGGACCACCGGGAGGTCGAGCGCCTCGGCGACCATCGCCGTGCTGGACCGGTCGCCGTCGTACAGCCCCATGACGCCCTCGACGACGCAGACGTCTCCCTCGCCCCGGTGGTAGTTCCG is a window encoding:
- a CDS encoding aconitate hydratase gives rise to the protein MGRTLTEKILADHLVDGELETGEEIGIEIDQVLAHDLTGTMVWLQFEALDLDKVQVEIAGQHCDHQTYQPDFKISDDHRFLRSAAGTFGAYFARPGTGILHQVHKENFVTPGKTLLGADSHTPTAGGLGQLGIGTGGLDIATTMGGAPYYIEMPEIVNVRLEGELPEWATAKDVILELLRRLSVKGGVGKVFEYTGPGIESLSAHERTVISNMGTELGATTSIFPSDERTEEYFRRLNREDDFRPLAPGDDADYDDELAIDLSAIEPLVAEPSMPDNVVPVGEVAGTEVDQVIVGSCTNGAYEDILPVAKILEGRETDQSTEMIVAPGSKQASEMLAKEGWVAEMMAAGVNFSEATCGACIGAGHVPASDSVSLRTFNRNFEGRSGMEDDAVFLCSPEVAAASAIAGEIVDPRDFADELGLAAPGREMPELYNGTPDSDIILPEESVDDELVKGPNIGDVPLKDELGSDLDGPALLKMGDNITTDHVIPATKEVSMYRSNVPKLSEFTLSRVDGSFAERAEAADGGFLVAGENYGQGSSREHAALCPMYLGVHGVLAKSLARIHKANLINFGLLPLTIDDETYDSIRQGDDIELVDDVVSAVLNGRTEFTVRVNDEWDAPATLRVNDRERELLAAGGKLPHTRAQLSAD
- a CDS encoding class I SAM-dependent methyltransferase; the protein is MATGAGHTVGAVYKSGVLSVVATDAAPTMVATVKAKFPSIIGAVADAEQLPFPDDMFDAVMCRIAAHHSLQRHL
- the aceB gene encoding malate synthase AceB, which encodes MATEHHDRTFVRTFFTSPTAVEGDDTAEMLRKASQLEGMQAPDVWVPDNEDATAPSMRDEGVENILDVVAEHGADFPGEIHPRVVWHRDDPETRRRGFEHMMQLADPDAGAIEHIDGFVVPEVGAIDDWKKADEFITIVEAENGLEEGSLAMSPIVESGEAELAMSRIDREIGKRSNNLERLFMLVDGEVDYTKDMRAQTPAGDLPPWPELRHNTSRAASANDLIAVDGPYDDIRDVEGYRRRMTDNRAKGMTGIWSLTPGQVVEANTEPLPPQEGSYLLDLGDDTVELERTGDDAHAYDGDDVELEKLGDGRYRLRIGREERELDEDELHDELRDRLQYVMAMDDYVESMTEFEEAKESGKGAISMSRTARLVLGGTEFEVTRDRMWDEATYQAAKTPITLFQEVYEARPDQRDDLEERYGREVVDRAMDVG
- a CDS encoding DUF998 domain-containing protein, whose product is MNRTRFSAVLGVAAVLVSFLGILGGVSTAPWFSWASNDLSDLGISAGPERWLFNYGLILSGIVGLGFLPALCATARHRAHRLALVPFAVAMVAVAGVGVFPADQPQAHALSAVTAYVAFVATPVVYGVGDLLAGAGNRGAATIASAVIHLGLWVLAVASLGETLTGIAVPEFVGATLFNAWVLYTAFRAWR
- a CDS encoding PIN domain-containing protein translates to MIEDTSFVIDILHDDPDALAYLDRIEKENRPEKVASITVLELYEAVPQLDVPEKRQRKILDVLDTRHVVPADDTVMQKAGKISGGLRSRGEEIDREDCLIGATALLTDEPVVTRNSDHFERIDGLDVETY
- a CDS encoding antitoxin VapB family protein; the encoded protein is MATKTISLDEEAYERLKAHKREGESFSEVVKRIAGERSWKEVAGILSDEEAQELEGKIEEGRDRSRDRRDRLDSDLRSDG
- a CDS encoding cob(I)yrinic acid a,c-diamide adenosyltransferase translates to MSRDTQPTDDRDELHAQTPGRGTSPEAEPIEPSAPEEFGLVQVWWGDGKGKTTAAMGMGFRAAGHGFRVHVLQFMKGGASSVEAVRGEYNAIERFPGFSYENTGHYGWHGFLDGSDDDEHAAKAQGGLARAEELLAAAGDADLAAPRPPDAPADEGVHMLILDEILYAVNRDLLAPETVVDLVESKPDDLELVLTGGHERPTYLLDHADLVTNVRKERHPIEDGQRARKGTEY
- a CDS encoding cobyrinic acid a,c-diamide synthase is translated as MKGVVVGGTRSGVGKTVATLAVVRALEATGRSVQPAKAGPDFIDPSHHATVAGRPSRTLDVWLEGEGGLRRNYHRGEGDVCVVEGVMGLYDGDRSSTAMVAEALDLPVVLVVDASAGMESVAATALGFREYAADAGRDVDVAGVIAQRAHGGRHEAGIADALPEDLTYFGRIPPTPDLEIPDRHLGLHMGAEAPLDRETLDEAAEHVDAERLLAVAREPPRPESGDDRRSTRDGSDRRTTRDARVAVARDDAFRFVYPATLDRLRSRAEVVTFAPTDGDDVPVADGVYLPGGYPELHAAALADGPALASLRRRAEDGVPMLAECGGLMALSESLTTADGETYEMAGVLPAEVRMHDRYQALDHVELRAREPTLTAGANDAVRGHEFHYSSADVGADARFAFDVERGSGVDGDRDGLTEYRTLGTYAHVHAESGAFDRFVDNL